In the genome of Leptospira inadai serovar Lyme str. 10, one region contains:
- a CDS encoding SH3 domain-containing protein, protein MSQVRRDITKAILAILICIAMPIVGGEADEVRYVLITSGVLNVRESPESGKILFTLNKGAKVRLLSEPSSQDWAKVKLEDGRTGFVSRKYLGPTPPETLDSYKLIGLVWSGYDPKDLPIFVPLAFFSKNGWQEAKDEYEFDYKFRSGIDGNLPSVALVSGNKGPGFSAKNPTTYGCQQWPAIKVKPTSVLDSKISYLVHSADMALRSIPLHELSQADADYELFRSLAETTWKARGYPETQWLRSKIQEVYEFKTSKKETFISGRIAFSEGISERRYLYLLARKSGTDRVLIAYENSDTLSQELGTYGGYFHLVGAVYREEDPVPVLIFTDIGYDSSIKTLYELRNGTLRLILKGAGDAC, encoded by the coding sequence TTGTCCCAAGTGAGAAGAGATATCACGAAAGCTATCCTAGCTATTTTGATCTGCATCGCCATGCCTATCGTAGGCGGGGAAGCGGATGAAGTCCGCTATGTACTGATCACTTCAGGCGTATTAAACGTGAGAGAATCGCCGGAGTCCGGAAAAATTCTATTTACTCTCAATAAGGGCGCAAAAGTAAGACTCCTATCCGAGCCATCCTCCCAAGATTGGGCGAAAGTAAAGTTGGAGGATGGACGAACCGGTTTTGTTTCCAGAAAGTATTTAGGTCCGACTCCGCCTGAAACTTTGGATTCGTACAAACTGATCGGGCTAGTCTGGTCCGGTTATGATCCCAAAGATTTGCCGATTTTTGTTCCACTCGCGTTCTTTAGTAAGAACGGTTGGCAGGAAGCAAAGGACGAATACGAATTCGATTATAAATTCCGAAGCGGCATCGACGGAAATTTACCTTCGGTGGCTCTGGTCTCGGGAAATAAAGGGCCTGGATTTTCCGCTAAGAATCCGACCACATACGGATGCCAACAATGGCCCGCGATAAAAGTAAAACCGACGTCCGTTCTGGATTCGAAAATTTCTTATCTTGTACATTCCGCGGATATGGCGCTCCGTTCGATCCCTCTCCATGAACTCTCGCAGGCGGATGCGGATTATGAACTCTTTCGATCCTTAGCCGAAACTACCTGGAAAGCGCGGGGCTATCCCGAGACCCAATGGCTTCGATCCAAAATTCAGGAGGTGTACGAATTTAAGACTTCTAAAAAAGAGACCTTTATCTCGGGCAGAATCGCATTCTCGGAAGGAATCTCGGAACGAAGATATTTGTATTTACTCGCCAGGAAATCGGGAACGGATCGAGTCTTGATCGCGTACGAAAATTCGGATACGCTCTCGCAGGAACTAGGAACGTACGGCGGTTATTTTCATCTTGTAGGCGCGGTTTATCGGGAAGAAGATCCTGTTCCAGTACTTATTTTCACGGATATCGGGTACGACTCTTCGATCAAAACTCTTTACGAACTTCGGAACGGAACATTACGACTCATTCTCAAAGGCGCGGGGGATGCGTGCTAA